The bacterium region CGGCGGTTCTGTATATGACAACAATAAGAAACGGATCAAGCAGTTCCCCGGCGACGGCGGCGGCCAGCATCAGGCCAATTTCATCGATGCGGTGCGCAGCCGCAGAGTAGAAGACTTGCGAGCGGACATCGAACAGGGACATATCACCTCGGCCGTATGCCACCTGGCCAACATCGCTCATCGTATCGGCCGGAACGCTGATGTGGAAGAGATCAAGGCCGCGGTCAAGGACGCGGGGAGCGAAGCGCAGGCAGCCGTGGAGAGCGTCATCGAACATCTGCTGCGCAATGAAGTGGATTTGAAAAAGGAGCCGTTGACTCTCGGACCCTGGCTTGCCTGGGATGCGGAAGACGAGCGGTGCGTCGGCCCTTTTGCCCGTAAGGCCAACAAATACCTGTCGAGGAAAAAATACCGTAAACCTTTTGTCATTCCTAAGAACGTTTAAACCCCAAGCAGGACTTGCACACAGACCAGGGGCACGGTTCTTCGTGCCCTTGTGTGTTTTGGGATGCCCACTGGGGACATCCACAGGATGGCGGATGTTCATCAGAAATCACTCTATGAAACGGAAGGTTGGAAGAATGAACAGAATCAAAATATGCAGTGTTATGATGGCCACGTTGCTGATGGTGTCCGCAATCGCCGCCCGGCCGGCTGACATCAATCAACTGACCGACGAGGAGAAACAGCAGGGCTGGAGACTCTTGTTCAACGGCGTGGATCTGAGCGGCTGGATGACCCTGGCCGGGGACAGTCTGACCGAAGGCATGTGGCAGGTGCAGGATGGCGCTCTAACCGTTCTCGGCGGCCACGAGGAGGGGTGCGATATCATTACCCGCGACGTATTCACCGATTTTGAACTGACCCTGGAGGTGAAATTGACCCGCGGCGCCAACAGCGGCATCAAGTATTTTATCCAGCCGGCCTGCAGCGTCGGTTTCGAATATCAGGTTCTGGACGACGAAGTGAACCCAGACGCCAAACGGGGCCGGAACGGCAACCGCCGCTTTGCCTCGCTGTACGACCTGCTTCCTGCCAAAAATACCAAGCCGAAACCCATCGGGGAGTGGAATCAGGTTCGTCTGGTGGTCAAAGGCAATCATATCGAGCACTGGCTCAATGGTAACAAAGTATTGGAATTCGACCGCGACGGAAAAAAGTTCCGCCAGGCATTCAAAAAGAGCAAGTTCCGAGCCGTGAAGGATTTCAGCAGCCGTCAGCAAGGCCATCTTTTTTTACAGGATCACGGCTGTCAGGTCAGTTACCGGAACATCAAACTGCGCGCTCTTTAGCCGCCGATTGCCTCGATTTTCACGGTCAACCGGGCGGCAGCGGCTGTCTACCCTGGCTGAGGAAGGGACGTCCGCCTCTGTCACGCCTGTTCGAACGGGTTGATTTGTTATCAAGGACTTGCCGCCATGCGAGTACACGCCATGGTCATTCCCCTGCTTCTCCTCAGTTCGCAGATCGCCGCTGTGGAACGGATCGATCGCCGGTCTCTGGTCAGCCGGCATAATCCGGTCAACGAGTCCATGGATTCCTGGTCGCCGCTGTCTGTAGGCAACGGCGAGTTCGCCTTTACCGTTGATGCCACCGGACTGCAGACCTTTCCAGAGCTGTATGAGGACACCATCCCCCTGGCGACTTTGGCGCAGTGGGGCTGGCACACCACTCCGGACTCTATTGTTCATCGCCTCGACGCAGCCTATCAGATAATGGACACCTACGGCCGCGAAGTCCAATACGCCGCCAGGGTGAACAACCCGGCGGCGCAGTGGCTGCGCGTCAATCCCCATCGTCTGCATCTGGGCCGCATCGGTT contains the following coding sequences:
- a CDS encoding gfo/Idh/MocA family oxidoreductase, whose translation is GGSVYDNNKKRIKQFPGDGGGQHQANFIDAVRSRRVEDLRADIEQGHITSAVCHLANIAHRIGRNADVEEIKAAVKDAGSEAQAAVESVIEHLLRNEVDLKKEPLTLGPWLAWDAEDERCVGPFARKANKYLSRKKYRKPFVIPKNV
- a CDS encoding DUF1080 domain-containing protein; the encoded protein is MNRIKICSVMMATLLMVSAIAARPADINQLTDEEKQQGWRLLFNGVDLSGWMTLAGDSLTEGMWQVQDGALTVLGGHEEGCDIITRDVFTDFELTLEVKLTRGANSGIKYFIQPACSVGFEYQVLDDEVNPDAKRGRNGNRRFASLYDLLPAKNTKPKPIGEWNQVRLVVKGNHIEHWLNGNKVLEFDRDGKKFRQAFKKSKFRAVKDFSSRQQGHLFLQDHGCQVSYRNIKLRAL